Proteins encoded in a region of the Saccharothrix ecbatanensis genome:
- a CDS encoding toll/interleukin-1 receptor domain-containing protein — protein MPDRFTESARQVSVLALQEARRLNHTAIGTEHLLLGLIGEGGAAASVLTSFGMSLPNCRAHVQKINGRGTLPVPGHLPFTPGAKRALAYAVRESLTLHHLHVDTGHLLLGVLAESDGVALDVLAASGVFPTDLRDRAFAALAGIELPPGQRQARLFLSYRRPQDLHLAGRIADRLDDIGRSVVRDVAECDVLLAVVSPDWTPTDLMRAEVERAAERAVPVIPVLVDGAELPLDQLPGPDHVTVRHETFRADVGRLADVVRYAQPGIG, from the coding sequence CCGCCATCGGCACCGAACACCTCCTCCTCGGCCTGATCGGGGAAGGCGGCGCGGCGGCATCGGTCCTGACGTCCTTCGGCATGTCACTGCCCAACTGCCGGGCACACGTCCAGAAGATCAACGGCCGGGGGACCCTCCCCGTGCCCGGCCACCTGCCGTTCACCCCCGGCGCGAAGCGGGCACTGGCCTACGCGGTGCGGGAATCCCTCACCCTGCACCACCTGCACGTCGACACCGGCCACCTGCTGCTCGGCGTGCTCGCCGAATCCGACGGAGTCGCGCTCGACGTGCTGGCCGCCTCCGGCGTGTTCCCCACCGACCTACGAGACCGCGCGTTCGCCGCGCTGGCCGGGATCGAACTGCCACCCGGGCAACGACAAGCCCGCCTGTTCCTCAGCTACCGACGCCCGCAAGACCTCCACCTCGCGGGACGCATCGCGGACCGGCTGGACGACATCGGCCGATCGGTCGTCCGTGACGTGGCCGAGTGCGACGTGCTGCTGGCCGTGGTCAGCCCGGACTGGACGCCGACCGACCTGATGCGCGCCGAGGTGGAGCGCGCGGCCGAACGAGCGGTGCCGGTGATCCCGGTGCTGGTCGACGGGGCCGAACTGCCCCTCGACCAGCTACCGGGACCCGATCACGTCACCGTCCGCCACGAGACGTTCCGCGCGGACGTGGGCCGGTTGGCCGACGTGGTCCGCTACGCCCAGCCGGGCATCGGGTAG